A portion of the Nitrososphaerales archaeon genome contains these proteins:
- a CDS encoding GTP cyclohydrolase IIa, with translation MIRVGIVRLDGYENWIKSLGYDREWVVQATQADVYKNLVIESANVGLFSFPLTYDSYLTVVNASDLEDFKIVAHSISKVVPTHLIVYFGLGSTYVEAMMNSKELKDFEDRGSNTLEETLVAHLDLNGYNRSLADKGIYHVERIVNRVVQKLRRISRRYGGLAYYAGGDNVICFIPHMYLEGFIKDVKMDDIKIGVGIALRPRDALALATNALENIRLKSSRSRVFILKERP, from the coding sequence ATGATCAGGGTCGGTATCGTCCGCCTCGACGGTTATGAGAATTGGATAAAATCCTTGGGTTACGATAGAGAATGGGTCGTCCAAGCGACTCAGGCCGATGTATATAAGAATCTGGTTATCGAAAGTGCGAATGTTGGGCTATTCAGCTTCCCTTTAACTTACGATTCATATCTAACCGTAGTAAACGCTTCCGATCTTGAGGATTTCAAAATTGTTGCGCATAGCATCTCTAAAGTAGTACCTACTCACCTTATCGTGTACTTCGGGCTCGGATCTACCTACGTTGAGGCGATGATGAATTCGAAGGAATTGAAAGACTTCGAGGATAGAGGGTCCAATACTTTAGAGGAGACTCTAGTAGCCCATCTAGACTTGAACGGCTACAACAGGTCGTTGGCTGATAAAGGAATTTACCATGTTGAGAGAATTGTGAATAGGGTAGTACAGAAGTTAAGAAGGATTTCAAGGAGGTATGGAGGGTTAGCGTACTACGCTGGAGGTGACAATGTTATATGCTTCATACCACACATGTACCTCGAAGGTTTCATAAAGGATGTAAAGATGGATGATATCAAGATAGGTGTAGGTATAGCTTTGAGGCCCAGAGATGCATTGGCACTCGCAACCAACGCCCTCGAGAATATAAGACTTAAAAGTTCACGTAGTAGAGTGTTCATCTTGAAGGAGCGCCCTTGA
- a CDS encoding MBL fold metallo-hydrolase — MVEGLKLTVLVDNSTSIDNPDLLGKHGLSLLVEAALEDDRVNIIVDTGPSPDVIRNNLKVLNIDMSRIDCIIITHGHYDHSGGLIEVLKQIGKRTMVLAHPKAFEPKFAFKPKLRFVGMPFKLSSIEEAGGIVVSACNSITIAKGVMTSGEIERMVDYERVEDLWVVEDHKFQRDSISEEQAVIIDVKDKGLVVVSGCAHSGIINTLMHAQRLTGVNHIYAVIGGLHLVKADDKRIMSTLNDLLKINPEFIGPCHCTGDRAIRILSESFGGRCKQLKVGDVINL, encoded by the coding sequence ATGGTAGAAGGGCTAAAGTTAACCGTACTCGTCGATAATTCGACCAGTATCGATAACCCGGACCTTCTAGGTAAGCATGGCCTATCTTTACTGGTAGAGGCGGCTTTAGAAGATGATCGTGTAAATATCATCGTAGATACGGGCCCATCGCCCGATGTTATAAGGAATAATCTTAAAGTTTTGAATATCGATATGAGTAGAATCGATTGTATAATCATCACCCATGGCCACTACGATCATAGTGGTGGCCTCATCGAAGTTTTAAAGCAGATCGGTAAAAGGACGATGGTCTTGGCACATCCTAAGGCCTTCGAACCAAAATTTGCATTCAAACCGAAGCTCAGATTCGTAGGCATGCCATTCAAATTATCGAGTATAGAGGAGGCTGGGGGTATCGTGGTCAGTGCTTGCAACTCGATCACTATAGCCAAGGGTGTTATGACGAGTGGTGAGATAGAGAGAATGGTAGATTACGAGAGGGTCGAGGACCTATGGGTGGTTGAAGATCATAAATTTCAAAGGGATTCAATATCTGAAGAGCAGGCGGTTATAATCGATGTGAAGGATAAAGGGTTGGTCGTTGTATCGGGGTGTGCCCATTCGGGCATAATAAATACTCTCATGCATGCCCAGAGGTTGACGGGTGTAAATCACATTTACGCGGTGATAGGTGGTCTTCATCTTGTCAAGGCCGATGATAAGAGGATCATGTCGACTTTAAATGATCTCCTTAAGATTAACCCAGAATTCATCGGCCCGTGCCACTGTACTGGTGATAGAGCTATCAGAATTCTTTCGGAATCCTTCGGAGGGCGTTGCAAGCAATTAAAGGTCGGGGATGTAATAAACCTTTGA